A DNA window from Arachis duranensis cultivar V14167 chromosome 3, aradu.V14167.gnm2.J7QH, whole genome shotgun sequence contains the following coding sequences:
- the LOC107478953 gene encoding uncharacterized protein LOC107478953: MTRLEKSSWADELALVLWSYRTTPQSFTGETPFWLTYGVDAVISVEIREPSPRLLLGGVEEAVEKDLIDETWEMAHLTETALKQMVALRYNAKVLKRSFEPDDLVLWRNDIELPALGEGKLVAN, encoded by the coding sequence ATGACTAGACTAGAAAAGAGCTCCTGGGCAGACGAGCTGGCCTTGGTCCTATGGTCGTATAGGACCACGCCGCAATCTTTTACAGGAGAAACGCCGTTTTGGCTTACCTATGGGGTCGACGCGGTAATCTCAGTGGAAATCAGGGAACCAAGCCCGAGGCTGCTCCTCGGGGGCGTTGAAGAAGCGGTGGAGAAAGATCTGATTGATGAAACCTGGGAGATGGCCCATCTGACAGAAACTGCGTTAAAGCAAATGGTAGCTTTAAGGTACAACGCCAAGGTGCTAAAAAGGAGTTTTGAGCCAGACGACCTGGTGCTATGGAGAAACGACATCGAACTACCGGCCCTTGGGGAAGGCAAGTTAGTGGCCAACTGA